A window of Coriobacteriia bacterium contains these coding sequences:
- a CDS encoding SPFH domain-containing protein encodes MPVADIIQFQGPIDSLVWKSPVENFNSTTQLIVDETHEAIVMIEGRTEIYAEGRHTLASPNIPGAEPIQRLATGGDTPFTCKVFFVDKVHAMDLRWGTSAPIEVEDPVYKILIHVMMNGSMGFVIDDSMKFVRKFTGFQTQFDSEALVKKFRGIISTFVKDCIARMMTEGGIGYYGINAYLRDIGDLLGSHLVKQFDDYGIRLTYFNVEDIQTPAADTAVLAQAKARQAGRVVEGYSWQQEQQAEIAKGVANNQGSMGDVMGAAAGFMVGGAMGGTVADVARSVLSDSWNKSDSPLKGDPDASAGGQSTPKPPTGRFDVQGIYDGRDKAEAKPEAEAQEDDSAPAPSANCLFCGKPLAPGASFCGYCGKPQGRTCDACGATVTQPGQKFCGTCGGPLPE; translated from the coding sequence ATGCCAGTTGCTGACATCATTCAGTTTCAAGGTCCCATCGACTCACTGGTTTGGAAGAGCCCGGTAGAGAACTTCAACTCTACGACACAACTCATCGTTGACGAGACTCACGAAGCCATCGTGATGATCGAGGGCCGAACGGAGATCTACGCTGAGGGCCGGCACACGTTGGCGTCTCCCAACATCCCTGGTGCGGAGCCGATTCAGAGGCTTGCCACGGGCGGTGACACTCCTTTCACGTGCAAGGTATTCTTCGTCGATAAGGTCCACGCCATGGATCTTCGCTGGGGGACTTCGGCGCCGATCGAAGTAGAGGATCCGGTCTACAAGATCCTGATTCACGTGATGATGAACGGCAGCATGGGCTTCGTCATAGATGACTCGATGAAGTTCGTGCGCAAGTTCACCGGCTTCCAGACGCAATTCGACTCCGAGGCGCTCGTCAAGAAGTTCCGCGGCATCATCTCGACGTTCGTCAAGGACTGCATCGCGCGCATGATGACCGAAGGCGGAATAGGCTACTACGGCATCAACGCATACCTGCGCGACATAGGCGATCTCCTCGGAAGCCACTTGGTGAAGCAGTTCGATGACTACGGAATCCGGCTCACCTACTTCAATGTCGAGGACATTCAGACACCCGCAGCGGACACGGCAGTGCTCGCGCAGGCCAAAGCGCGGCAAGCGGGACGCGTCGTGGAGGGCTACAGCTGGCAGCAGGAGCAGCAGGCTGAGATAGCGAAGGGCGTTGCCAACAACCAAGGTTCGATGGGCGACGTGATGGGCGCGGCTGCTGGGTTCATGGTGGGTGGCGCGATGGGCGGAACAGTGGCCGACGTGGCTCGTTCCGTGTTGTCCGACAGCTGGAACAAGTCAGACTCGCCGTTGAAGGGCGATCCGGACGCTTCGGCTGGCGGGCAGTCGACCCCAAAGCCACCCACGGGCCGCTTCGACGTCCAGGGCATCTACGATGGCCGTGACAAGGCGGAAGCCAAGCCGGAGGCCGAGGCGCAAGAAGACGATTCTGCACCCGCGCCCAGTGCGAACTGCCTGTTCTGCGGTAAGCCACTCGCCCCCGGCGCCAGCTTCTGCGGATACTGCGGGAAGCCGCAAGGCAGAACGTGTGATGCGTGTGGGGCCACAGTGACGCAGCCTGGACAGAAGTTCTGCGGCACCTGTGGTGGGCCATTGCCCGAATAG